From a single Tachypleus tridentatus isolate NWPU-2018 chromosome 6, ASM421037v1, whole genome shotgun sequence genomic region:
- the LOC143254080 gene encoding uncharacterized protein LOC143254080 — protein MVKMDVIRALKTFRKQYQNRNWMFVIQHLMETLFLKSIMQRQNSTYRRKESGMPNQQFQKGYCIKRRHTFSGPDLRYLPKKRRKNELFVRPTKFLLGGSITDPLNLQSLEDEEVNRRVNEKTPYSSPVPTPKHHTQVEVLIPPNINDPLNLNSGEEIDFGLLSPNSKRRHRHRQKRKRSESQEAKTEIKTENEVEEGMVCKQNKQEETQNVMRRMRR, from the coding sequence ATGGTGAAGATGGATGTAATAAGAGCTCTGAAAACTTTCAGGAAGCAATATCAGAACAGAAACTGGATGTTTGTAATACAGCATTTAATGGAAACTCTCTTCCTAAAAAGTATAATGCAGCGACAAAATTCAACATACAGAAGAAAAGAAAGTGGAATGCCGAATCAGCAGTTTCAGAAAGGATATTGTATTAAAAGGCGACATACCTTTAGTGGACCTGACTTGAGGTATCTCCCAAAGAAGCGTCGTAAAAATGAACTGTTTGTTCGCCCTACAAAATTCCTTCTTGGTGGTAGCATAACTGATCCTTTGAACTTACAAAGTTTGGAAGATGAAGAAGTGAACAGGCGTGTTAATGAAAAGACACCTTATTCATCTCCTGTTCCCACCCCTAAACACCACACTCAGGTTGAGGTCCTCATCCCACCAAATATAAATGATCCATTGAATTTGAACTCTGGAGAGGAAATTGACTTTGGTTTGCTGTCTCCAAATTCAAAGCGGCGTCACCGCCATCGTCAGAAACGAAAGCGTTCTGAGAGTCAAGAggctaaaactgaaataaaaactgagAATGAAGTTGAAGAAGGAATGGTGTGTAAACAGAACAAGCAAGAAGAAACTCAAAATGTGATGAGGCGAATGAGAAGGTGA
- the LOC143251788 gene encoding LOW QUALITY PROTEIN: putative RNA methyltransferase Y17G7B.18 (The sequence of the model RefSeq protein was modified relative to this genomic sequence to represent the inferred CDS: deleted 1 base in 1 codon), with the protein MFQKIPVMTVRKKKEKTPNKSVVVRDENREMQNHQISNRKCTVSLSQDYNPRKIIGLDIDEQLIRVARLNVRHYITAELSKGAEFPISMLLCHVPIAAAALPGRQDKPSHFPNNVFFIQGNYVLESDELLEAQQPEFDCILCLSLTKWIHLNWGDEGLKRVFQRMYAQLQSWRKSNPGSTSLEVLC; encoded by the exons ATGTTTCAAAAAATTCCTGTGATGACTGTCAGAAAGAAGAAAGAGAAGACACCCAACAAAAGCGTGGTCGTTCGAGACGAAAATCGAGAAATGCAGAACCACcaaatttcaaacagaaaatgcACAGTTTCA CTTAGCCAAGATTATAATCCAAGAAAAATTATTGGACTCGATATTGATGAACAGTTGATAAGGGTTGCGAGA TTAAATGTCCGTCATTACATAACGGCAGAATTATCAAAAGGAGCAGAATTTCCAATATCAATGCTTCTATGTCACGTCCCGATTGCTGCAGCAGCTTTACCAGGAAGGCAGGATAAACCTTCACATTTtccaaataatgttttctttattcag gGTAACTATGTCCTGGAAAGTGATGAACTGCTTGAGGCACAACAACCAGAATTTGATTGTATTCTGTGCTTGAGTCTCACCAAATGGATTCACCTAAATTGGGGGGATGAAGGGTTGAAGAGGGTCTTTCAAAGGATGTATGCCCAGCTTCAGTCCTGGAGGAAGAGTAATCCTGGAAGCACAAGCTTGGAAGTCTTATGCTAG